The Eremothecium gossypii ATCC 10895 chromosome IV, complete sequence genome contains a region encoding:
- the SMK1 gene encoding mitogen-activated protein kinase SMK1 (Syntenic homolog of Saccharomyces cerevisiae YPR054W (SMK1)) produces MPLLQQNPPIQPPYSRASQKLKSLLSSYGENTSTTTAAKEMNGIAPMNLIEKSVVHPPRTIYTKANFSIPGHYEVLQMLGKGSYGTVVSAIDNLNANYPIRIAIKKITNIFQREVLLKRAIRELKFMHYFKGHKNIVSLINLEIVNEKPYDGLYCYQELIDYDLARVIHSNVQFSEFHIKHFTYQILCGVKYIHSADVIHRDLKPGNILCSISGQLKICDFGLARGISPLFTNTKTSNHITNYVATRWYRAPELILSHKRYNKSIDMWAIGCILAEFYGRKPIFMGQDSMHQISEIVKVLGTPSRDTIIKYGSSRAYDIFCPPKPQYAKIPWAEIYPFAGPDALDLIERLLDWDPDRRLTVEEAIEHDFVKSVRDVNDEPCCPHGPFNFSYEAEFKSMSNLREVLYAEVKQFQEECATKDVVPSLPIPQQIYPI; encoded by the coding sequence ATGCCACTATTGCAACAGAACCCCCCCATTCAGCCACCCTACAGTCGTGCATCACAGAAATTGAAAAGCTTGCTAAGCTCGTATGGTGAAAATACTAGCACAACTACAGCCGCCAAGGAAATGAACGGAATAGCTCCCATGAACTTAATAGAGAAATCAGTGGTGCATCCGCCTAGGACCATATACACCAAGGCAAACTTCTCCATCCCGGGCCACTATGAAGTGCTCCAGATGTTGGGGAAGGGATCATACGGAACAGTTGTCTCAGCTATCGATAACCTCAACGCTAACTACCCCATTCGCATTGCTATTAAAAAAATCACGAACATATTCCAGCGGGAGGTGTTGTTGAAACGTGCCATCCGTGAGCTAAAATTCATGCACTACTTCAAAGGGCATAAGAATATCGTGTCGCTCATCAACCTTGAGATCGTCAACGAAAAACCGTACGACGGGCTCTATTGCTATCAAGAATTAATAGACTACGACTTGGCTCGTGTCATCCATTCCAACGTCCAATTCTCCGAATTTCACATCAAGCACTTCACCTACCAGATACTCTGCGGCGTGAAATACATCCACAGCGCAGACGTCATACACCGCGACCTCAAGCCTGGCAATATATTATGTAGCATTTCCGGCCAGTTGAAGATCTGTGACTTCGGCTTAGCCCGGGGGATCTCGCCGCTTTTCACTAACACAAAAACCTCGAACCATATCACCAACTATGTTGCAACCAGGTGGTATAGAGCTCCTGAATTGATCTTGTCGCATAAAAGGTATAACAAATCCATAGACATGTGGGCCATAGGCTGCATCCTCGCGGAGTTCTACGGCAGGAAGCCCATATTCATGGGTCAGGACTCCATGCACCAAATCTCGGAGATCGTCAAGGTCTTGGGTACTCCTTCCAGAGACACAATCATCAAATATGGCTCCTCCAGAGCATACGACATATTCTGCCCCCCCAAGCCACAGTATGCCAAGATCCCCTGGGCCGAGATCTATCCGTTTGCCGGCCCAGATGCCCTCGACCTCATCGAGCGCTTGCTAGACTGGGATCCCGACCGCAGACTCACCGTGGAAGAGGCGATAGAGCACGATTTTGTCAAATCTGTGCGCGACGTCAACGACGAGCCCTGCTGTCCACACGGACCCTTTAACTTCTCCTACGAAGCAGAATTCAAGTCCATGTCGAACCTTCGCGAGGTACTCTACGCAGAGGTGAAGCAGTTCCAGGAAGAGTGCGCCACCAAAGATGTTGTACCATCGCTTCCTATCCCACAACAGATCTATCCCATTTAA
- a CDS encoding uncharacterized protein (Syntenic homolog of Saccharomyces cerevisiae YBR096W): MANHWWTAARTLFALFLASSYKSLPGAYFVRFAYYLTKNLLLPKVLVGRTGSTANMRALKKDHHGAFRRSVIHTYCSPFECDFYLHKNNATYFEELDFSRTDLMTSVFQQLFLRARAWPYLPVANVFTGFRKEIAPFQRYTIDSCVLCWDDKWIYVLSRFMLPGVELPCAVSITTYVFKDGRRTITPREALEACELYNEDVEHIAQENLKTVLDHNSFTPTDRLYKLTHCYTVL; the protein is encoded by the coding sequence ATGGCAAATCATTGGTGGACAGCAGCTCGTACTCTGTTTGCACTCTTCCTAGCGAGCTCGTACAAGAGTCTTCCAGGTGCGTATTTCGTGCGCTTCGCATATTATCTCACCAAGAACCTTCTTCTGCCTAAGGTGCTCGTCGGCCGGACTGGCTCGACTGCCAACATGCGCGCGCTCAAGAAAGACCACCACGGTGCTTTCCGGCGCAGTGTAATCCACACGTACTGTTCTCCGTTTGAGTGTGACTTCTATCTGCACAAGAACAACGCAACCTACTTCGAGGAACTGGACTTCTCACGCACAGACCTGATGACTTCTGTGTTTCAGCAACTGTTTCTGCGTGCACGCGCGTGGCCTTATCTGCCCGTGGCAAATGTCTTCACTGGATTCCGGAAGGAAATTGCTCCCTTCCAACGCTACACCATTGACAGTTGCGTTTTGTGCTGGGACGACAAGTGGATCTACGTCCTCTCGCGCTTCATGCTGCCAGGTGTAGAGCTTCCCTGCGCTGTTTCTATTACCACTTACGTCTTCAAAGACGGGCGTCGCACTATCACCCCCCGCGAAGCGTTGGAAGCGTGCGAGCTTTACAACGAAGACGTCGAGCACATTGCACAAGAGAACCTCAAGACCGTGCTGGACCACAATAGCTTTACGCCGACGGACAGGCTATACAAATTGACACATTGCTATACGGTCTTGTGA
- the RXT2 gene encoding Rxt2p (Syntenic homolog of Saccharomyces cerevisiae YBR095C (RXT2)) gives MTDTSEHVLTEEEERHQILNFTKYVLSQRTGNFPELNHTEDGTVFPSIRGETTNRGYKLYQDAKGVSWRRLRVDTLEKKVFYSGSDHKLLARKRMKFSTTPQFHRNDGDNDTSDTEESDDPEDLHDLVDVRKVLSPISSLADVATHPAVSRTFQSKVLRDLALDMILMVEKEQESVISYSRLLEVFLGDFPDALHEEQLGLPGYDHKLKLPEEDGASPPIAYQKEAPDTAEDLHQPKEENTGYKAEEGEEQEDPFFAIPKLHGIQELSPPANDTGATDQLETTRQLAQIALQRNQEFIRNLQKIRNCIVKTNRIRERILVWGKEMAGIPEDDVTVPSALHIVKRGLISATTNHMDEEAEEDDIEEE, from the coding sequence ATGACAGATACATCTGAACATGTGCTCACCGAGGAAGAGGAACGGCATCAGATTCTAAACTTCACCAAGTACGTACTTTCGCAACGGACAGGGAATTTTCCGGAGCTGAATCATACTGAGGATGGGACGGTCTTCCCCAGTATCCGCGGAGAGACGACCAACCGGGGCTACAAGCTGTACCAGGATGCCAAAGGAGTTTCGTGGCGTCGCCTGCGCGTGGACACTTTGGAGAAAAAGGTGTTCTACAGCGGCTCGGACCACAAGCTGCTCGCGCGCAAGCGGATGAAGTTTTCCACGACGCCGCAGTTTCACCGGAACGATGGGGATAATGATACTAGTGATACAGAGGAGTCGGACGACCCAGAGGACCTGCATGACCTTGTGGATGTGCGCAAAGTTTTGTCCCCCATCTCGTCGCTGGCGGATGTGGCGACTCACCCGGCGGTGTCGCGCACCTTTCAGTCAAAGGTTCTGCGGGACTTAGCGCTTGATATGATTTTAATGGTGGAAAAGGAGCAGGAATCTGTCATCAGCTATAGCAGGCTTCTTGAAGTATTTCTCGGGGACTTTCCGGACGCTCTTCACGAAGAACAGCTGGGCCTGCCCGGCTATGACCACAAGCTGAAGCTGCCGGAAGAAGACGGCGCAAGCCCGCCAATTGCTTATCAAAAGGAAGCACCTGACACCGCTGAAGATCTACACCAGCCTAAAGAAGAAAATACGGGATACAAGGCAGAGGAGGGGGAGGAACAAGAAGACCCATTCTTCGCGATACCGAAGCTGCATGGGATTCAGGAACTCTCACCACCAGCAAATGACACCGGCGCTACAGATCAATTGGAAACTACTCGACAGCTTGCTCAAATAGCATTGCAGCGGAATCAAGAGTTTATTAGGAATCTGCAAAAAATTCGGAATTGCATAGTGAAAACAAATCGTATTCGAGAACGGATTTTAGTTTGGGGAAAGGAGATGGCAGGAATTCCAGAAGATGATGTAACCGTTCCTAGCGCCTTGCATATAGTTAAGAGAGGATTAATAAGTGCTACGACGAACCACATGGATGAAGAGGCGGAGGAAGATGACATCGAGGAGGAATAA